The following proteins are encoded in a genomic region of Candidatus Methylospira mobilis:
- the kdpB gene encoding potassium-transporting ATPase subunit KdpB — translation MSKKSLSLFDADIVQVALVDSLKKLTPGQQIKNPVMFVVYVGSILTTILWLQALTGQGEAPAGFILAVTLWLWFTVLFANFAEAVAEGRSKAQAAFLRSAKRDIAAKKLSSPAYGSAHSLVPGASLRRGDVVLVEMGDFIPGDGEVIEGVASVDESAITGESAPVIRESGGDFSSVTGGTRVLSDWLVVRISVNPGETFLDRMIAMVESAKRQKTPNEIALTILLVALTLVFLFATVTLLPYSVYSVETSGDGHPVTITVLVALLVCLIPTTIGGLLSAIGVAGIGRMMQKNVVATSGRAVEAAGDVDVLLLDKTGTITLGNRQASTFIPVKGVLERDLADAAQLASLADETPEGRSIVILAKQKFALRERDVQSLGATFVHFSAQTRMSGVNLNDRQIRKGAADAIRQYVEDQGGRFPDDISNLVDDVARRGSTPLVVAEGARALGVIELKDIVKGGIKERFAELRQMGIKTIMITGDNRLTAAAIAAEAGVDDFLAEATPEAKLRLIRDYQSNGRLVAMTGDGTNDAPALAQADVAVAMNSGTQAAKEAGNMVDLDSNPTKLIEIVETGKQMLMTRGALTTFSIANDVAKYFAIIPAAFATTYPALNVLNVMGLATPASAILSAVIFNALIIVALIPLALKGISYKPVGAATLLQNNLLIYGLGGLLIPFVGIKAIDLVLVALGLV, via the coding sequence ATGAGTAAAAAATCCTTATCCCTTTTCGATGCGGACATCGTACAGGTAGCCCTGGTTGACTCCCTGAAAAAACTGACGCCGGGCCAGCAGATCAAAAACCCGGTGATGTTTGTAGTCTATGTCGGCAGTATCCTGACTACCATCCTCTGGCTGCAGGCGTTGACCGGACAGGGCGAAGCGCCGGCCGGCTTCATACTGGCCGTTACCTTATGGCTATGGTTCACGGTATTGTTCGCCAACTTTGCCGAAGCGGTAGCGGAAGGACGCAGCAAGGCGCAGGCCGCCTTTTTGCGTAGCGCCAAGCGCGACATCGCCGCCAAAAAGCTGAGCTCGCCGGCCTACGGCTCCGCCCACTCGCTTGTTCCGGGCGCCAGTCTGAGACGCGGCGACGTGGTGCTGGTGGAAATGGGCGATTTCATTCCCGGCGACGGCGAGGTCATCGAAGGCGTAGCCTCCGTGGACGAAAGCGCGATTACCGGCGAAAGCGCGCCGGTAATCCGCGAATCGGGCGGCGACTTCAGCTCGGTAACCGGCGGCACCCGTGTTTTGTCCGACTGGCTGGTGGTGCGTATCAGCGTCAATCCGGGAGAAACCTTTCTGGATCGCATGATAGCTATGGTCGAAAGCGCCAAACGCCAGAAAACGCCCAACGAAATCGCGCTGACCATACTGCTGGTCGCGTTAACGCTGGTCTTTCTGTTCGCCACGGTTACCTTACTTCCGTACTCGGTTTACAGCGTGGAAACATCCGGTGACGGTCACCCGGTTACCATCACCGTACTGGTAGCGCTGCTGGTCTGCCTGATACCTACAACCATAGGCGGGTTGCTTTCCGCGATCGGCGTCGCCGGCATCGGACGCATGATGCAGAAAAACGTCGTCGCCACTTCCGGTCGCGCGGTGGAAGCTGCCGGCGACGTCGACGTGCTGCTGCTCGACAAAACCGGCACCATTACCCTCGGCAACCGTCAGGCGTCCACCTTTATCCCGGTCAAAGGCGTGCTAGAACGCGACTTGGCCGACGCCGCGCAATTAGCCTCGCTGGCCGACGAAACACCTGAAGGCCGCAGCATCGTGATTCTGGCCAAACAGAAATTCGCGCTACGCGAACGCGATGTGCAGTCGCTGGGCGCGACCTTCGTGCATTTCAGCGCGCAGACGCGCATGAGCGGCGTCAACCTGAACGACCGGCAAATCCGCAAAGGCGCCGCCGACGCGATCCGTCAATATGTCGAAGATCAGGGCGGCAGATTTCCGGACGATATCAGCAACCTGGTGGACGATGTCGCACGGCGCGGCAGCACACCGCTGGTCGTGGCCGAAGGCGCGCGCGCCCTCGGAGTAATCGAGCTGAAGGACATCGTCAAAGGCGGCATCAAGGAGCGTTTTGCCGAACTGCGTCAAATGGGCATCAAAACCATCATGATTACCGGCGACAACCGCCTGACCGCCGCCGCTATCGCGGCTGAAGCGGGCGTCGACGATTTTCTGGCGGAAGCCACGCCTGAAGCCAAGCTGCGCCTGATACGCGATTACCAGTCCAACGGACGTCTGGTCGCAATGACCGGCGACGGCACCAACGACGCGCCGGCTCTGGCGCAAGCTGACGTCGCAGTGGCGATGAACAGCGGAACGCAGGCCGCCAAGGAGGCCGGCAACATGGTGGATCTGGACTCCAATCCCACCAAACTGATCGAAATCGTCGAAACCGGCAAGCAGATGCTGATGACGCGTGGCGCGTTGACCACATTCAGTATCGCCAACGATGTCGCCAAATACTTTGCGATTATTCCGGCAGCGTTTGCGACGACCTACCCTGCGCTCAATGTGCTGAACGTGATGGGACTGGCCACGCCCGCCAGCGCGATATTGTCGGCGGTGATATTCAACGCGCTGATCATCGTCGCATTGATTCCGCTGGCGTTGAAAGGCATCAGCTATAAACCGGTCGGCGCTGCAACCCTGCTGCAGAACAATCTGCTGATTTACGGCTTGGGCGGCTTGCTAATTCCGTTTGTCGGCATAAAGGCGATTGATCTCGTACTGGTTGCCCTGGGTCTAGTTTAA
- the kdpC gene encoding potassium-transporting ATPase subunit KdpC: MFTQLKPAVIMLFLWTAITGAIYPMLVTVLSQGLFPSQANGSLLKNAQGKPVGSALIGQPFSDTRYFWGRPSATSPIPDNGAASSGSNLGPTNPALADAIKARIQALKEADPKNQAAVPIDLVTASGSGLDPHISPAAARYQLNRIAQARRISAAKVSELIEAHTEKRFWGLLGEPRVNVLKLNLALDGMWF, translated from the coding sequence ATGTTTACACAACTCAAACCCGCCGTCATCATGCTGTTCCTCTGGACAGCGATAACCGGCGCTATCTATCCAATGCTGGTCACCGTACTGTCTCAAGGCCTGTTTCCATCCCAGGCGAACGGCAGCCTGCTGAAAAACGCGCAGGGAAAACCAGTGGGTTCGGCCTTGATCGGCCAGCCGTTTTCCGACACCCGCTACTTTTGGGGCAGACCATCGGCGACTTCGCCGATACCGGACAACGGCGCGGCATCCAGCGGTTCCAACCTGGGACCTACCAACCCGGCGCTGGCCGATGCAATCAAGGCCCGGATTCAGGCGCTGAAAGAAGCCGATCCGAAAAATCAGGCGGCTGTGCCGATTGACCTGGTCACGGCATCCGGCAGCGGTCTGGACCCTCACATCAGCCCTGCGGCTGCGCGCTATCAACTCAACCGGATAGCCCAGGCAAGACGCATCAGCGCCGCCAAGGTTTCGGAACTGATAGAAGCGCATACGGAAAAAAGATTCTGGGGTTTGCTGGGAGAACCGCGCGTCAATGTGTTGAAACTTAACCTCGCGCTGGACGGGATGTGGTTTTAA
- a CDS encoding potassium channel family protein produces the protein MNALSECRNAIAWISGFKVKRKKDLMHLLLLALMASVGTGVILSVIDPAIHNPFDGIWAAWGTMTHVGFGDVVPTSFFGRLLTGLLILVGIILFALFTAIISAELIGRDVHTLGNDVGRVEGAENQILHEIKRLHERLNELEKKLP, from the coding sequence ATGAATGCACTTTCGGAATGCCGCAACGCCATCGCATGGATAAGCGGTTTCAAAGTCAAACGCAAAAAAGACCTGATGCATCTGCTGTTGCTTGCCCTGATGGCGAGCGTAGGCACAGGCGTCATCCTCTCCGTCATCGATCCCGCCATCCATAACCCGTTCGACGGCATCTGGGCGGCATGGGGCACGATGACGCATGTCGGCTTCGGCGACGTGGTGCCGACCTCATTTTTCGGACGGCTGCTGACGGGACTGCTGATCCTGGTCGGAATCATCCTGTTTGCGCTGTTTACCGCGATCATTTCGGCGGAATTGATCGGACGCGACGTGCATACGCTGGGTAACGATGTCGGACGTGTCGAAGGCGCAGAAAACCAGATACTGCACGAAATCAAACGCTTGCACGAACGCCTGAACGAGCTAGAGAAAAAGCTCCCGTGA
- a CDS encoding sensor histidine kinase has translation MNDIRPNPDELLARVERDKSRARRGRLKIFFGAAAGVGKTYAMLLATRERRAENIDVLVGLVETHGRKETLALLEGLEVLPPRQIEYRGKTLHEFDLDAALKRRPSIIVVDELAHSNVAGSRHPKRWQDIEELLEAGIDVYTALNVQHLESLNDIIGQISGIRVWETVPDTVFEGANEVELVDLPPDELLVRLKEGKVYLPQQAREAVNNFFRKGNLIALRELALRQTANRVDAQMLDYREDNAIRDIWQVSERVMVCIGPNAALAERLVRAGKRFANGLRAPWIVLYVETPELQRLPAEERDAVLRILRLAEQLGAESATLSAPDMSQAIIRIARERNVNKLVMGKPSRRGWKRWLLGSVVDTLIGQAHNINIYLLGSPQGEEHTTYNIPGLSTPRRAPLPGLTTRIASKKTGYIWALLVTLVSTLLARLMFERFELANLAMVYLLGVVYIATRYGRGPSVLASVLGVVMFDLFFVTPSYTFSVSDTQYLFTLVAMLTVAMLVSHLMANVRSQAKVASHRERRATVLYAISKELASSQTEADVVSTAVRHIYAEFGSRNVILLPDHNGHIVNPCGRSMKESLHKTDLSIAQWVFDHNEMAGQGTYTLPGAKAIYFPLSSDENTVMGVLALLPVNLRRIFLPEQQKLLETFLRLIAQAIHRLRMAEQTKKAHMQMEAEQLRNSLLSSISHDLRTPLATIVGSASALVDEEAKISRQDKLELSHAIYAEALRMSNLVNNILDMARLDAGVVELNKQWHPVEEIVGTVLTRLQKHLESRPLKVSMPPGLPMVYADAVMIEQVLINLLENALRYTPDRSALEILVESSSEAVYISLADRGPGLPPGQENRLFEKFARAKHEAAQSGVGLGLAICRAIAEAHGGTMTANNRPNGGAIFTLKLPLEQTPPTLAGEQ, from the coding sequence GTGAACGACATACGCCCGAACCCGGACGAACTGCTTGCGCGCGTCGAACGCGACAAATCGCGCGCGCGCCGCGGCCGCCTGAAAATCTTTTTCGGCGCCGCCGCCGGCGTAGGAAAAACCTACGCCATGCTGCTGGCGACACGCGAAAGAAGAGCTGAGAACATCGATGTTCTGGTCGGCCTGGTCGAAACGCACGGACGTAAGGAAACACTGGCGCTGCTGGAAGGGCTGGAGGTGCTACCCCCGCGCCAAATCGAGTACCGGGGCAAAACCCTGCACGAGTTCGATCTGGATGCCGCGTTGAAACGCAGACCCTCCATCATCGTCGTAGACGAATTGGCGCATAGCAACGTAGCCGGTTCGAGACACCCCAAACGCTGGCAGGATATAGAAGAACTGCTGGAAGCGGGTATCGACGTTTATACCGCCCTGAATGTACAGCACCTCGAAAGCCTGAACGATATCATCGGTCAAATTTCCGGGATACGCGTCTGGGAGACCGTACCCGACACGGTGTTCGAAGGCGCAAATGAAGTCGAGCTGGTCGATCTTCCGCCCGACGAGCTGCTGGTACGGCTCAAGGAAGGAAAAGTCTATTTGCCCCAGCAGGCCAGAGAAGCCGTCAATAATTTTTTCCGCAAGGGCAACCTGATTGCGTTGCGCGAACTGGCATTGCGGCAGACAGCCAATCGCGTCGACGCGCAAATGCTCGATTACCGCGAAGACAATGCGATACGCGATATTTGGCAAGTCAGCGAGCGCGTAATGGTTTGCATAGGTCCCAACGCGGCGCTGGCCGAACGTCTGGTGCGAGCGGGAAAGCGCTTCGCAAACGGCTTGCGCGCGCCGTGGATCGTGCTCTATGTGGAAACCCCTGAGCTGCAGCGCCTGCCCGCCGAGGAGCGTGACGCGGTATTGCGCATCCTGCGCCTGGCGGAACAGCTCGGTGCGGAAAGCGCCACCCTGAGCGCGCCGGATATGAGTCAGGCCATCATCCGCATCGCACGGGAACGCAACGTCAACAAACTGGTGATGGGCAAACCGTCGCGGCGAGGATGGAAACGCTGGCTGCTGGGCTCGGTAGTCGATACCCTGATCGGTCAGGCTCACAATATCAACATCTATTTGCTGGGCAGCCCCCAGGGCGAAGAACACACGACCTACAACATTCCAGGACTATCTACGCCGCGGCGTGCGCCGTTACCCGGCTTGACTACCCGGATTGCCAGTAAAAAAACCGGCTATATATGGGCGCTATTGGTAACTCTGGTCAGCACCTTGCTGGCGCGCCTGATGTTCGAACGCTTCGAGCTTGCCAATCTGGCCATGGTCTACCTGCTCGGCGTGGTTTATATCGCAACGCGCTATGGCCGAGGCCCGTCCGTGCTGGCGTCGGTGCTGGGCGTGGTCATGTTCGACCTGTTTTTCGTTACGCCGAGCTATACTTTTTCGGTTTCCGACACGCAATACCTGTTCACCCTGGTCGCGATGCTGACCGTCGCCATGCTGGTCAGCCACCTGATGGCCAACGTACGCTCGCAGGCCAAGGTAGCCTCGCACCGAGAGCGCCGGGCAACCGTACTCTATGCAATCAGCAAGGAACTGGCGAGCAGCCAGACCGAGGCGGATGTCGTCAGTACCGCGGTCCGCCACATCTACGCTGAATTCGGCAGCCGCAATGTGATTCTGTTGCCTGATCATAACGGCCACATAGTCAACCCCTGCGGCCGCAGCATGAAGGAATCGCTGCATAAAACCGATCTGAGTATCGCGCAATGGGTTTTCGACCACAATGAAATGGCCGGACAAGGCACCTATACCCTGCCGGGCGCGAAAGCCATCTATTTCCCGCTCAGCAGTGACGAAAATACCGTAATGGGCGTACTGGCCCTGCTGCCGGTCAACCTGCGCCGCATATTCCTGCCGGAACAGCAAAAGCTGCTGGAAACTTTTTTACGCCTGATTGCCCAGGCGATCCACCGCCTGCGCATGGCCGAGCAAACCAAAAAGGCGCATATGCAAATGGAGGCGGAACAACTTCGCAACTCACTGCTAAGCTCGATATCGCACGATTTGAGAACGCCGCTGGCGACCATCGTCGGATCGGCCAGCGCATTAGTGGATGAAGAGGCCAAAATTTCGCGCCAGGACAAGCTCGAACTGAGTCACGCCATTTATGCCGAGGCCTTGCGCATGTCAAACCTGGTCAACAATATCCTCGATATGGCGCGGCTGGATGCCGGCGTTGTGGAACTGAACAAACAATGGCACCCGGTAGAGGAAATCGTCGGCACGGTTTTGACGCGACTGCAGAAACACCTGGAGTCGAGACCACTCAAGGTTTCCATGCCGCCGGGCCTGCCGATGGTATACGCCGACGCGGTGATGATCGAACAAGTGCTGATCAACCTGCTGGAAAACGCGTTGCGCTATACGCCCGACCGCTCCGCACTGGAAATTCTCGTGGAAAGCTCGAGCGAAGCTGTCTACATTTCGCTTGCCGACAGAGGCCCCGGCTTGCCGCCGGGACAGGAAAACCGCTTGTTCGAAAAATTCGCGCGCGCCAAGCACGAAGCGGCGCAAAGCGGCGTCGGGCTGGGGCTGGCCATTTGCCGCGCGATCGCCGAAGCCCATGGCGGCACCATGACGGCAAACAACCGGCCTAACGGCGGCGCCATATTCACGCTGAAATTACCCTTGGAGCAGACCCCGCCGACGCTGGCAGGTGAACAGTAA
- a CDS encoding response regulator has product MDTAETVILVIEDDPHIRKFLKTGLATHNFKIFEATTGRAGATEALDRKPDLIILDLGLPDMDGVQVVRELRQWTALPIIILSARSTEQSKIEALDAGADDYLIKPFSLGELLARIRVALRHAVSTREQDQSGSFEHEGLKVDLINRAVYIDGQEIHLTPIQYRLLAMMVRNAGRVLTHHQILKEIWGPTFTDNAHYLRIYMSQLRQKIESDPAQPKYLLTESGVGYRLKV; this is encoded by the coding sequence ATGGATACGGCCGAAACCGTCATCCTGGTGATAGAGGACGATCCTCATATCCGAAAATTTCTGAAGACCGGGCTGGCCACGCATAACTTCAAAATTTTTGAAGCGACAACGGGGCGGGCCGGCGCCACCGAAGCCTTGGACAGAAAACCGGATCTGATCATACTGGATCTGGGCTTGCCCGATATGGACGGCGTACAGGTCGTGCGGGAATTGCGGCAATGGACGGCGCTGCCTATTATCATTCTGTCGGCGCGCAGTACGGAGCAGAGCAAAATCGAAGCGCTCGATGCCGGGGCGGACGATTATCTTATCAAACCATTCAGCCTGGGTGAATTGCTGGCGCGTATCCGGGTTGCACTCCGTCATGCGGTCAGCACGCGCGAGCAGGATCAATCCGGCAGCTTCGAACATGAGGGGCTCAAGGTTGACCTGATCAACCGCGCGGTATATATCGACGGGCAGGAAATTCATTTAACTCCGATCCAATACCGCCTGCTCGCGATGATGGTCAGAAATGCGGGACGCGTATTGACGCACCATCAGATACTCAAGGAAATCTGGGGGCCGACATTTACCGACAACGCGCATTATCTGCGTATTTACATGAGTCAGCTCAGACAAAAAATCGAATCCGATCCGGCCCAGCCAAAATATCTATTAACCGAATCGGGCGTCGGTTACCGGCTAAAGGTGTAA
- a CDS encoding MarC family protein, whose amino-acid sequence MMFEFDEYIKLLAGLLSVVDPIAAIPLFISLTVHRSPEERREVARVCALAVGAVLLITLITGKFLLELFGISIPAFQIAGGIVISFMGVSMLQASHDRSRNTPEERAESFGKESIAIVPMAIPLLSGPGAMSTVIVSHSLNNSWSYDLIACCVIATVALAVLLCLVMADKIADFLGTTGMNVITRVFGLIILSIAVEYITQGLVEVFPMLVLAA is encoded by the coding sequence ATGATGTTTGAATTTGATGAATATATCAAACTGCTTGCCGGTCTCCTGTCGGTAGTAGATCCTATTGCCGCCATTCCGTTGTTCATTAGTCTGACTGTACATCGAAGCCCTGAGGAGCGGAGGGAAGTAGCCCGTGTTTGTGCGCTGGCGGTTGGTGCGGTATTGTTGATTACTCTGATAACTGGGAAATTTTTGCTGGAGCTTTTTGGTATCAGTATTCCAGCATTTCAAATTGCAGGCGGTATTGTTATTTCGTTTATGGGCGTTTCCATGCTTCAGGCTTCTCACGACCGTTCCCGGAATACACCGGAAGAACGAGCAGAATCGTTTGGTAAAGAGTCTATTGCTATCGTGCCGATGGCAATTCCTCTGTTGAGTGGTCCTGGAGCCATGAGTACCGTTATTGTCTCCCATAGTCTGAACAATTCATGGAGCTATGATTTAATCGCGTGTTGTGTTATTGCTACTGTGGCTTTGGCTGTGCTGCTGTGTCTGGTTATGGCAGACAAAATCGCTGATTTTCTGGGGACTACCGGTATGAATGTGATAACCCGCGTATTCGGCCTGATTATTTTATCCATTGCGGTTGAGTACATCACCCAAGGGCTGGTCGAGGTTTTTCCGATGCTGGTGCTGGCAGCATAA
- a CDS encoding HD domain-containing phosphohydrolase: MHTLLIVDDDPDVLAALRRAFRKGYNVLTADNGSAAISILNEQTVHLIICDQRMPGVTGEQVLEHALFKQPDAVRILLTGYSDMESLVACVNEAHIYKYVAKPWDPQELSFTVARALDAYDLKRRLDEAQGLLESAYEDAVLMLCIAAEGKDEDTSSHLYRVRHYTETLAIAMGVPAEQAEHMGLMSMLHDIGKLSVPDEILKKPGKLSDDEWVVMKTHSMAGVRILGGNMFYGTAREICAGHHENYDGSGYPYGIKGSDIPLSARIVKVADVFDALTTKRPYKDAWPVERAMAEINDKKSIMFDPDIVVQMQKLFETGELRAILDMGEEAAVARFHPKKAV; the protein is encoded by the coding sequence ATGCATACTCTTCTTATTGTTGACGATGACCCGGATGTTCTTGCCGCTTTGCGCCGGGCATTTCGCAAAGGCTACAATGTGCTTACCGCTGATAATGGTAGTGCAGCTATATCGATATTGAACGAACAAACGGTTCATCTTATTATTTGCGATCAACGCATGCCCGGCGTTACCGGTGAGCAGGTTTTAGAGCATGCGTTGTTCAAGCAGCCTGATGCAGTGCGCATTCTGTTGACCGGATATTCGGACATGGAATCGTTGGTGGCTTGCGTTAATGAAGCGCATATTTATAAATACGTCGCCAAGCCCTGGGATCCGCAAGAGCTGAGCTTTACCGTTGCGCGTGCGCTTGATGCATACGATTTGAAACGCCGGCTTGATGAGGCGCAAGGTTTACTGGAGTCTGCCTATGAAGACGCGGTCCTTATGCTGTGCATCGCAGCCGAAGGCAAGGACGAAGATACTTCCAGCCATCTTTACCGTGTACGCCATTATACTGAAACGCTGGCGATTGCGATGGGTGTACCGGCCGAGCAGGCTGAGCATATGGGGCTGATGAGCATGTTGCATGATATCGGCAAACTGTCCGTCCCGGACGAGATTCTTAAGAAACCGGGGAAACTGTCCGATGATGAATGGGTGGTGATGAAAACCCATTCCATGGCCGGCGTTCGTATTTTAGGCGGCAATATGTTTTACGGCACTGCCCGCGAAATATGCGCCGGTCATCATGAAAATTATGATGGCAGCGGTTATCCGTATGGAATTAAAGGCAGCGATATACCCTTATCGGCGCGAATCGTAAAAGTTGCCGATGTGTTCGACGCGCTGACCACCAAACGCCCCTACAAGGACGCGTGGCCTGTTGAACGGGCGATGGCGGAAATTAATGATAAAAAAAGTATCATGTTCGACCCGGATATCGTGGTTCAGATGCAGAAACTGTTCGAAACCGGTGAGTTGAGGGCAATTCTGGATATGGGTGAAGAGGCGGCAGTCGCCCGGTTTCACCCCAAAAAAGCCGTTTAA
- a CDS encoding sensor histidine kinase, producing MSRFSLSIRLAVFVSFSVLLVTASLSAVVFHAFANKIDLQINHNLTDIADHKADELNRILQFERINLMSWLSSSVMLDVVVDDLDKRIGMELLNLKNYYHLHGDLYVFNAKKVLIASTQAGVLGNPMPGQWLPENDYRFIFKHHVDYIAGDIIAHAASLRAPQLPEQGYLVMTHSWEDVSRTLQPAETNFALRVSTMNNADLFTDTGVRSIPVEDGFSAQKLWVFDRKRYLGSISSPMEIGNFKFQIAAFVPENVARAPLEQLMLDLFIAAGSVAFPMILLVMLLSRHMVSPIKKLTSTIVNVEDSNDLSVRVVVSGQDEVANLGYAFNRMAEKLAAAFAKQASVEKELENLNANLEIQVNERTTELQQALKKLQSAQAHLVQSEKMVSLGQLVAGIAHEINNPVGAIYANMKPLKEYIDDIKNTLDFAQRQCMTGDGREKLQKLLGEIDYDFIVDDLEQLIGSQQQAAERIKNIVLALRNFSRLDQGEVKSVLIEDGLNSTLQMLQHLYKNRVVIEKDYKLNEMVDCCAGEINQVFMNILANAIQAIPKEGVITVKTARQGDCAVVTIRDTGIGISDAVKEKIFDPFFTTKDVGTGTGLGLSISYGIIEKHHGTLTVESDVDKGTTFIISIPLISQRAS from the coding sequence ATGTCCAGATTTTCATTGTCGATCCGGCTGGCTGTGTTTGTCAGTTTTAGCGTATTGCTGGTAACCGCTTCATTAAGCGCTGTTGTTTTTCATGCCTTCGCCAATAAAATCGATCTGCAAATCAATCATAATCTGACCGATATCGCCGATCACAAGGCTGACGAGCTTAACCGTATTCTGCAGTTCGAGCGTATCAATCTCATGTCCTGGCTCAGCTCTTCCGTGATGCTGGATGTGGTGGTGGACGATCTGGATAAACGCATCGGCATGGAACTGCTGAATCTGAAAAATTATTACCATTTACACGGCGATCTGTACGTTTTTAATGCGAAAAAGGTATTGATTGCATCTACCCAGGCGGGCGTGCTTGGTAATCCGATGCCCGGACAATGGCTGCCTGAGAATGATTACAGGTTTATTTTCAAGCATCATGTCGATTACATAGCGGGCGACATCATTGCGCATGCCGCGTCGCTTAGAGCGCCGCAATTGCCTGAGCAGGGCTATCTGGTCATGACGCACTCCTGGGAGGATGTCAGCCGTACCTTGCAACCTGCGGAAACCAATTTTGCGTTGCGCGTATCCACCATGAACAATGCCGACCTGTTTACCGACACAGGGGTCAGGTCCATTCCCGTCGAGGACGGTTTTTCCGCGCAAAAGCTATGGGTGTTCGATCGGAAGCGCTACCTGGGCTCGATTTCTTCTCCCATGGAGATAGGTAATTTCAAATTTCAGATTGCCGCATTTGTCCCGGAAAATGTTGCGCGAGCACCTCTGGAACAATTGATGCTGGATTTGTTTATCGCTGCCGGTTCCGTTGCGTTCCCCATGATATTGCTGGTAATGCTGTTAAGCCGCCATATGGTTAGTCCGATCAAGAAACTGACATCCACGATTGTAAATGTCGAGGATTCAAATGATTTATCGGTCAGAGTAGTCGTTTCCGGTCAGGATGAGGTAGCCAATCTGGGATATGCATTCAACCGGATGGCGGAGAAGCTGGCGGCTGCATTTGCGAAACAGGCGTCGGTGGAAAAGGAGCTTGAAAATCTTAATGCAAATCTGGAAATACAGGTTAATGAAAGGACGACAGAGCTCCAGCAGGCACTGAAGAAACTGCAGTCCGCGCAGGCCCATCTGGTGCAGTCGGAGAAAATGGTATCCTTAGGGCAGCTGGTTGCCGGCATAGCTCATGAAATCAATAATCCAGTCGGCGCCATTTATGCGAATATGAAGCCGTTGAAGGAATATATCGACGATATAAAGAACACGCTGGATTTTGCGCAGCGACAGTGTATGACGGGCGATGGGCGGGAGAAGCTTCAAAAGCTTCTCGGCGAAATTGATTATGATTTTATTGTTGACGATTTGGAGCAGTTAATAGGCAGTCAGCAACAGGCCGCGGAAAGGATAAAAAATATCGTGCTGGCGCTTAGAAATTTTTCCAGGCTCGATCAGGGCGAAGTTAAAAGCGTATTGATCGAGGACGGACTGAATTCGACCTTGCAAATGCTGCAGCATCTCTATAAAAATCGCGTTGTTATTGAAAAAGATTATAAACTCAATGAAATGGTGGATTGCTGCGCAGGAGAAATAAATCAGGTTTTTATGAATATACTGGCCAATGCGATACAGGCAATACCGAAAGAGGGCGTTATTACTGTCAAAACGGCCAGGCAGGGCGATTGCGCTGTCGTCACTATCCGCGATACCGGTATCGGTATATCCGATGCGGTAAAGGAGAAAATATTCGATCCTTTTTTTACTACCAAGGATGTGGGTACAGGCACGGGGCTCGGATTATCCATTTCCTATGGAATTATAGAAAAGCACCATGGAACACTGACTGTTGAATCCGATGTTGATAAAGGCACCACCTTTATTATTTCCATTCCGCTTATTTCGCAGAGGGCGAGTTAG
- a CDS encoding type 2 periplasmic-binding domain-containing protein, which translates to MTRVFLPFLLLLFSVLPVQADIYIIVNKDLHQEQLDKNDIASIYLLKKRSWTNGDNIMPINLPAQSTVRSRFTSAIFNSSPEKLSSYWDEMLFRGVNPPIIQNSEQAVILFVERVKGAIGYVETRPQNPQIKIIQQFPGN; encoded by the coding sequence ATGACGCGCGTTTTCCTGCCATTCCTGTTGCTATTATTTTCGGTATTGCCGGTGCAGGCGGATATCTATATTATCGTCAACAAGGATTTGCATCAGGAACAGCTGGATAAAAACGATATAGCTTCCATTTATTTGCTGAAGAAACGAAGCTGGACGAATGGCGATAATATAATGCCGATTAATCTCCCGGCGCAGAGTACTGTCAGAAGCCGTTTTACATCTGCGATATTCAACAGTTCTCCTGAAAAATTGAGTAGTTATTGGGATGAAATGCTGTTCAGGGGGGTTAATCCGCCAATAATCCAGAACTCCGAACAGGCGGTTATTCTCTTTGTAGAGAGAGTTAAGGGAGCTATTGGTTATGTGGAAACCAGGCCGCAAAATCCGCAGATAAAAATAATTCAGCAGTTTCCTGGTAACTGA